In the Salvia splendens isolate huo1 chromosome 16, SspV2, whole genome shotgun sequence genome, TAACTCTTATCACTCATCATGAAATCCACCAAACTAGTAAAATAGTTCCTTGGGAATTCAGATGCTCTTTTGACAAAATTATTTCTCAACTTGTCAAGTTCTTCCCGATACTCAACGAGATAACATTAACTGTAACACAAGAACTACGAAACTCTCATATATCGCATAAAAATTTGTCCATACTCATGAAAACCGATTAAAATAGACCACTACCCACAGATAAATCCAAAACCCCACCATTCCTTCATAGTAGTTTATATAATCTCAATCTCACAAAATACTACCACAATCACACGCATTAAGAGAATGCAAAACCATAGGAGCCAGAGAGAGAAAGTACCAGAGATTCCAACAAGCTCGCAAACAGTCTCAGGCTACTGCCATTTCAATCGGTTCAATTGTGGAATTAACCGATTCATTGTGAAAATTCACACCAAGCTGGAGACGGAGACCATGTCTGGTTGAGGGTAGGAGAATCACGGCGGCGACACAGAGTGGAGAGAGCGATTGACAAGGAAATGGGGAAAGTGAGAGAAGTTAGGGCGGTTTTTCTAAATATATTGCAAAATGAAAAGGTACTCCATATGCTAAGCACCCGAGTAATCGAGGTAGAGGTCGAGAGTTCGCCTTTTGAACTTCTTCTACGCGTTCTTCGACACGAGCTTTGCACACGCTTATCGGCGGGGAGCTCAGCGGCGCTAAGCAATGGTCGAGATCGAGGCGCGGAGGGAGGAAgaagtggtggtggtggcgtcTCGATTTTGGATTCTCCGGAGCTCAGCTGCAATGGTCGAGAGTCCGGCTGAATTCAATTTGGAATAGGGCTTGCCGAGGAAGAAGAACGCGCAATTTTTAATTAGTTTctgaaatataattttatataattaataaaatatgtaaataaaataaattaattatttactaaaaataaaatgattagtGTCGGATTTATATTCGCCACTAAgttgaattaaatattttttacatATATTTAATGACAAAATAGTCTTccactaattaaaaaaattcaaaaaaaaactaaaaacgcAATCAATTTTTGTGTCAGACTTAATTCCGTCTCtaaactgaaattaaaaaaatattagaaatatGTTTAATGACAAAATGTCTGccactaattaaaaaattacaaaaaataatttaaaataaaatatatttagtgACGGACTTATATCCGTCtctaaattgaaattaaaaaaattcaaaatatatttaatgacGAAAAGGACTACCACTAATTAAAGAATcacaaaacataaattaaaataaaataaaataatttattgacaGAATCTTCCGttactattttaaaaataaaatgttcttATTTTCAGGAACTCATACGGTCACTAATGCCACCATTAATTAAAGAAGGATGGATCTCCGTAAGTAAAACAcacttttttttgtagtgtaagTGAATAGAGAATAGAGTAAAtaggtaaaagaaaataaaggagtaaaaataaagtataagaaaataaacatattatttttttgttaaatatggaaattaattactatttttaataaaacaaccaaaaaataaaggagtaaaaataaagtaaaaaaataaacgcaatttttttgttaaatatgGAAATTAATGATTTGTTACAGTTTTAATTTGTGAGACGAGTTCGATGCTGagagtattatattaaaaacagaaaaaagaaaaacctgCAAAAGAATTTACTGTGCAACTTGCTCACCCTTATAAACTCTCCTATTTGATTATGTTACATGTGTCAGTATTAACAGGGGTTCATTTCAGACAAGGAATTAGTGGTCTGAAAACCATGATTTTCTGGAAGCGGTCCATTTCCTGGTCTGATAGATATGATCACCTCCAAACCTGCATTACAACTCATGCAACTAAAACTCAGTTTCTAgctggaaaaaaaataaatactcatGAAAATAGGacacttttcttttctctctgtCGCATAAAAACAAccattttcatttatagaaagttCTTCCCAACTCATTACTcttatacatcaatttatttatgacTTAtaccattaaacactaataatcaTTTGAGTcctactatccactaacaccACTTTACAAATTGTGCATCGTGCCATTTCAAATGTCtgtatttttatgggacggataaAGTTACAGGCTTGCTTTGCTTACACTTGGTAACATCATAGTATTATCCTTGAATTTGGAGAAAGCAAAAGAGATAGGCATACCTGCTGCTTTTGCAGCTGTAGCTTCTTGATATACATCAGtgacaaataaaatttgtgatGGATCATCAACTCCAAGAGACTCCGAGATTTCTTGGTAgctttttgtttcctttttgttCCTGCAAATCGGTACGATATCGGTATGATATTCATGTAACAACTGATAGCCTGAGAAGCAAATACTGAAATAATTTACCCAATAGTAGTATCAAAAAAACCACATAAGTATTTTCTGAGATCACCGTAGTTCGTATTGCCAAAAATTAGCCTCTGCGCCAATCTGCTACCCCActcgaatatatatatatacctaatGGCATAAACGGGTTATCCCTCTAGATGAATTATCCACGAATAATTCACATCTCAACTCACTGGATGAACATGAAAAAGCATAGCACATAACACCTTCAGTCCCATAGCGCGCCACTTTTCTAGAGCTTCGGGTACATCATTGTATACTACGGCCTCTATCTCGTTACTCCGAAACCCTGTCCGCCATATATGCCCCTGTTAGATGACATGTTTTTCCAGAGTTAAACATCACACAATTGTAGCTAAAAACACATTTAGTAGCCTAACCTGCAATTGCTTCAAGGATGTAATCTTCCTATCGGCTTTGATCATAGCCTGCACGTTCGCAACGACACTTGCAATTACCTCCTCTCTGTCTCCATGTGTGGGGATCGGAACTGCCCCAACAACATTCTTCTCAACATCTTCTAGCACCTACACAAACAAAAACCACACTTCACCATAAGGCCAAGATATATGAGTTATATGGGTTTATTTGACTGTCTGGTAGATAAGATGAGGCCCATGTCAGACACTTAAAGCCCATCTTTATCGTAAACCCTATCATAATCCAGTTATCTTGTGTTATCTGAACATGTCTGCCAAACAGGCACTAAGTTGATTAGAAGCACATATATGAATTACTTGAGCTCGTAGTAATTCAATGTCGTCTTGAGTTTCTGCAGTATCGTATGTCAGCTCCAGATGCTTCCCCACATTGTCACGAGCATATGGAAAGAGAACATCCGTGACAAACGATATGGGAGTAGTCGTTCCTTCAATGTCCAGAACAATACAACGCTGCAATTCATTGACTTAGAACAACACAGTGTAGGAATAAAGACTGCAGAAGAGAGCTAGAAAATTACTCTTGTTGGTGCAATGCCATTACTTGAAGTCCCTGCCTTGGCAGTAACTGGAGTATTTCGACTTGTGCCTAGAACTCTCTGTGAAATTCAAATTGAAGCATGTAACGATGCTGTACAATCCAATCCTAATTGATAGAGTTAATGATGATGGTGACATTCATCAATTTTTTAATCGAAAGGAAACAAGAAAAATGGTGGTTtcactacaacaaaaaaaaatcagataaggacactttttaatgctattaaggATGGAACGCTAATTTGTTTGTCTAATTATGATAGAGatcaagctaatgatctccaATATCTCTTGAGATCATTTTCATTATTGTGGAGATTGATGAAAGATTACTTAATTTGTTTCCTTGTTTATTTATATGCTGATTCACTTTCCTAGATTAGAGTGTGTAGAGTCCTATAAATAGCTCCTCTTTAGAAGAGCTAGATATCTCGGAAAATAAAGTATATTAGGACGGTATCAACCGTAGGCCACTTAGGAggattgttcttcttttatattgAATTCCAGTTCTTGTTTTACTTTCCCGCCTTTCACTTCATATCAAATTATACCACCAACGCTTCATAAAATGTCCGTATTGTTTAGTGTCCAACTAAAATTAGGAGACACAGATAGAAGAGTcctaaaaaagcaaaaaattaagataatttgCCCTCAACTTAGGGATGCCTTCTTCTACGTCCTAAATAAtggttattttaaaaaatttcccAACACTAAACTATGTCAATGTGGATGATATAGCCGTGTATGAGTGCGTAAATAAAAGCAAACAATGCATGAATTGCTCACTAATCGGAACTGGAGAAAGAAGTATATCAAATCATAAACATTGAGAAATCATCTTAGTCAAATTATCCTAGCTAAACATTAGAGCCACAAATGTGTTATCCTAAACAATAAAGAATTCACCTTGAGCAACTTGGAAGGCTTAGGCAAGACAGATCCACTGGGAGGCAACACACCTACAATAATTACAAAAACTAAGAGCGAGCACAGACAATTTTGTAAAATGAAGATAGATAGATATACCTGAAACCCAGCCAAGATGCTTGAATTGGCTGCAAACAATGGCTTTAGTTTGTTTAACTCTTCCTACGAGGAAAATGGGGGGTGATGAAGCAACAGCTGCTGCCATTCTTGTTTTTGTGAAATGCTGATTTCTTCTGATTTGTCCAAACCTTATATTTGTATTTATGCGGGTGTCAGCTCAACACGGTGAGTGAGTAAGCCTCTAGTTTTCCTTTGTATACCGAAACCACAATAACAATTCCAATGGATTACGGTTCATTTGAATAAAGAACCcgaaattaatattataaagaaatatttttttatttaaatgccTAACTTAGTTTTCAATAAACAATCCAAATCTAATTTTAGTAGTAGGATTTATTTGTATTGCAACTTTcttcaaatataaaatactccctTAATATCACGTCACTAAGTCACTTCTTTTTCTTATtcgtttaaaataaaaattataataaataattaaaatggagagatagtaaaataaaagagagaatacgAATGACAAAACTCTTTGCAACATTATTATCTCTCCACttaaactatttattatcatttttaaaattttttgttaTTAGATTCTAATTCGTGGCAGTGTTAATACGCAAGATAAATTTTTAGTTTGAAATGCTTgagttgaatattttgaatttgtttttaaGTGCTTCTTTGCTTTTGAAACGCTTGAGTTGAATACTTTGAATTTGTTTTTAAGTGCTTCTTTGCTTTTATAGCTATAGCAtggtaatattttttatttatgtattagCGTAGTTTTATATtctatggagtattttttttatagttgtGGTTGAATATTGGACTCCATGTTGTGGATTGTTGGGGATAAtgctggaattacaagagataaacaataccgggcgtaatacaacccaagaaggaaggaaggaagaactaaaactgaaaattacaatgaaattgAAACCGTAAAACCGTAAAAgcgtttagccgagtcgaggagtcctctttccgcaagacgagatacgccccggtagtgctctcggtttggcgtttcGTCCTCAAAGATAAAACgtctacgtctctggtgaagcagcaccgcaatcaacagagctccggcgaactggatggatgagagggcagagcttcggaaagaaagactatgcagagagtatGGTGCTTGTGAGTATGTTGTTCTAATTGTGCTATCTATctaatgcaaggaatgactagcctatttataggcttcgtccactgcaggggtcaactcagccttgatggctggCATCATGGCTCATTATGGCGGGGCTGTAACTGCCGGCCGTTACGAGTatgaaagctggagtggtcgactTTGAATCTAGACGCTGTACACGCCctagttcaaccgtcacatgtggacttcgacttgatcaagacgctgatcaagccatcgctcaaggcgcagcagGTCGAGTTGATCATGCTACTgaagccatcgctcaaggcgcagcagGCCGACTTGATCAAACTGCTGATCAAGGCGCAGCATgtcaagttgatcaggctgctgcccaaaacttaggtggtccaaaacattaagtctggatccaaggacaagcccaagaaccaagcccaaagaccacccaaagaccaattgccaagatccaagatcaaagtccaagtccaagaccaagaccaagggcaagggcacggGCTCGGCTCGGCGTGCGTGTGCGCGGGTGTGGGCTCATTCACCCATattagtccacgataattactaagtgtaataagtaacttaataaatacacgtttaaagatgtgtctcatctcctatgtgggataattaacactagttaattactccctacactttcaactcctagctttatcaaaagctacaatgtgaccaactttaatccactatttcttactcaccgggaatcgaatttaagaaaagtgaatatactacggtcatctacgcggaacgtagatcgacgctatatcatttaattctccaaaattaaatgtctcgtcacatttattattggcaaacttcattgaccggacatcttaaaatgagattccaacaatcccccacatgagtggaaatagccaaatgcatatgcatgcagacacaagctcaaccctcacgaggtatataagcataaggataggtagttgttggctttgaaccctccatagtcgacaccatcggatacacagacggcttagtagcgcgatgctttgaactaatcccccacgacgtgcaccgagacaatgatgttaacgcttagacacctcaacctcatccgttctcacgttttgtgtccattgcagtcttggacaccactttggattcataagtgcgttttatgaagcgactgttagggttttgtatactagaaatcacctttcgagtgattggatactgtaaaactctaatggttattttccaataaatgcaacagattatttttgtcataatgttgttatgttttacatttaatggttgtttattgcatatttaaatgtatgagcaaacgtaacaaagtctaagtctttgttttagtagaccggttgtgggcgtcgtccaatttaaggtaacacggtcagttctaaacaaagaaaaataagaatttcacaacctagataggcctagactacctatcgcgaaaggttgcaatgtcagtccgattatttctaaaccttattgaaataagatgacgttggtgtggtatagcactgaatggatctaacaagcaagacgagtctttatgctatctactgaaagacgaggtcttgataattaatttcttaatcaatgtacgttagcattgagcatacgatattgagtatccactactttgacttaccaaaggtgcgggtttttcgtaacccaacgatccaggtatattgggtagtggtgatcattatctagagtgctaggattgctattatgttgaaacgtgtgcgaggagagtctcgtttgataacatccacaagaggagctcgaaacgaggttttattattcggaacctagctagttggagtttgattactctatgaataataaataagagtttcttgctaagtccactcttggaattcgaaatattttaattaattaagtctatagcagacattaattaataaatggatgtttccatcttaagcgcgggaaataaatcaaatacaattaaaggaaacccgtaatacttgtaatttcagatttggaaggcagtgcaatattacttctgtagtggctgctcgtaatattccaatataagcttatattaaattgtgagttcaatttaattagtaaaaagctaattgggtgaggcctgtttcagattcttccttagatccctgactgtgcccaatatgtgacttatataaataggagaataaaggagacagaaaacacaacaattaattgcaaaaattttcgtcccccccccCTTgagagaattttcgaaaattgtgctccctccgtgagctgagttctgtcttccattattcgagtcatAGTACGTTGGttagatttgcccacacaaatattagcgtatagtccgggacaccagtcagaagatccgaggtcttgtattgaagatcttcatgtggagacggagcaagccatcatcgattcttgattgaatcaacgatgtaaattggctaattccgtagtaagcatgttttaggaattttatgtgctaaagcatgtttaattcaagttatgagcatgatacatgtgataattacacgaatagattttgtctaaataatctgctaaatagatcaaattcatgtgatttgttttgtccacacgcttccgctgccagccccttcagttggtatcagagccagtctttggctctgattatttggatttaaatttcgcgaaattcatgtatgcatgtgttatttgattgcgaagcatgttcttggtggttttgtttaattttatgcgtgatgaactcaagaactatcgaatcaaagaacttgaattgctcgaacgcaccacgtgcgatcgagatagggatgtcgagacagtgggagccgggagccgtgatcacggggAGACGCGCGAACAAGTGGggactcgtgcgcgccgccggccgagaccacacgcaccagacggAACCCGGGTCAAGGTCGACACGGCGGTGACTTGCGCGGAGTGGTGGCTCGTCCGAGAGCCACCGAGACACCGCGAGACACCgggccgaaccctaggcggaaggcccgagctggccgagagcaggcgcgccactgtgcgcgccgctggccgagagctcgcgacACCCGACGGCTCGGAGGGTCGAGCAGGGCGCCGAGATGCTGGCCGAAAGGCGCGCGCCACCGCgcgcgcgcctggccgagaagcgtcggcacccgtCGAGCAgggcgccgagacgctggccgagaggcgcgcgccgccgcgcgcacgcctggccgagaagcgtcggcacccgacgagccgagacgATGAGACAGGCGTCGAgcagctggccgagaggcgcgtgcCGCCGTGTGCGCGCCTAGCCGAGAAGCTGCGACACCCGACGGCACGACGGGCCGAGATGCTagcgcgccacctgcgcgccggtggccgagacgAGCGTGCGTCGTGGttcgacgacgaactcgtcggatcttcgtcgttcatcgttcgtgcgaacctcgtacgatgagaaaACGATGAatcattattttaatgattatttaattattttattaaaagatatcattaaaatattattatttaatggtaataaaatctttttggaagatttgtctagattttaggaatatttttattattatctatatctatggaaataaataatattattttattcctagatgatatagatgagaataatttaatagtttcctaatatttatctagatttagagaatatttttattattttctatatctatggaaataaataatattattttgattcctaaatgatatggataagaataatttaatagtttcctaatatttatatatctaagatcctaaaaaggatagatatgtatgaatacattaaataatgaaatatctcttcctaatcttgaacatgtaattaatttgaatttaattttttatgtcttattaagaattaaataattcatttattttagtaaaatcttatagtagacatgaataagaattatattctagaataattatttcctaaaggaagataccaattaataaaagatttaattatccagtagattaaataccaacagaatttaattaagccttaaactgcctcaaggctaaggataattaaaataaaaccataacccaaaatatctaagctataattacgaactcaatgtttgtatatggtctccatcaattggtctgcaatttatgaagcctttttctaatattatcgccacctgctctatggggacaataatcctaagaaaatagcaagttcatgagggcggacttctcaaatataaatagtatgaactagaatgtagtttccaatattatcgccacctgctctgtggggacaataatcctaagaaactgcgagattcagaagttcacacaggatttatgggatagcttgatcttgttagcagcacacaagcattgttatgggagtgtgttgcagaaatgagactctgtaatgctaaattcggtggtcttgcttaggcaacattaggcggccatgccactctgtggtctctggactattcgtcggtgttgtgaccagtaaaattgtaagattttaatgcgtattgacttcctctagagggtacaaaattttaattttacagttgtaagattttgaaaagttttatggttaatctaatcaaacttcttacataagtttatgacaatagtaaaatactctgttttgcagtgcaaatcaaatcgtcaatatgtcattcaatcctctttccgcaattctcaaagaaaataaactcgagggccaaaattacatagaatggaaacaaaatttggacatcgttctcacagcagatgagtacatctttgtgctcaccaccccgcgacctccagtgccgccggctaccgctgcggcaggagtcagagatgcacacagacggtggaataaggcgaatgagatggctaagtgctacatgttggcttctatgtcttcagtactcaagcatcagcattcagccatggaaacagccgccgagatcatgcagaatctcaaaaatctttttggtactcagaatcgaacagcgaagtctcaagcctttcggagtatcatgtcgaagacaatgaaggaagacTCGTCtatgagggaccatgtcctcgagatgatgggcctcctcaaccaaattgaggtcttgggagggacgatcgatcccgagtcccaggtgacaatcatccttcaaagtcttccccctagcttccaacagttcaagctcaacttcgagatgaacaaaaggaattacaccttggcagagttgttgactgaacttcagtcggcagaggaccttatggtccaggctaaggcggccatgatgacttcggcgcctcgttcctctggcttaaagcctagcaaaggaaaaaggcaggcaccgaactcaggaccggccaagatagctaagggaaagaagaagaagagggctaacaagaagcccacggggaagtgtttcaagtgtggagaaaaggggcattggaagccagactgtcctaaacggggcaaggctacaggtatgcaccaggctctagttgtcgagtcttgtttgacttcgacatcaatttgcacttgggttattgacacatgagccactgatcatatttgttttgatcctgacttattgcaggtgacaagacggctacatgatcgtgagatcgaagttcagctgggcgacgctaccaaagtggcggccgttgcagtgggagacatttatttgcgttttagtagtgatagatttttgattttgaagaatgttttgttgataccttcttttagaagaaatttaatttaagtttctaaattggtttatgatggatattcgatttcttttaatgacaaccgcgttattaagaaagatggttcttatatctgtcgtggtatcatggaaaacaatctgtacacaatcacttctacacagtttaataatcgcaaatcagaattcaatacaacatcgaaaatttcaaagaaacgaaaagaaccttcaaattcaatgaacgaaacgtacttgtggcaccttagacttggtcatgccaatgaaaggaggatccattctcttgttcaacaagatcttatcaaaggactagaggaggaaccttttcataagtgtgagtcatgcttataaggcaagatgaccaagaggccttttaaggctaagggcaataggtccaaggaagtacttgagctcgttcattccgatgtatgtggaccaatgtcaattGAGGCAAGATGTGGTTtttgatacttcatcacatttattgatgacttctcgaaaattggatatgtctacttgatgcgtcacaagtcagagtcttttgacaagtttaaagactttaagactcttgtggagaagtatcatgggaagaatatcaaatgcctacgatcagATCGTGGAGgtgaatacctcagtgccgaatttttggactacttatcggaagtgggaatccaatcccaactgactgcgccgggcacgccccagcagaacggcgtggctgaaagaaggaacaggaccttattaaacatggttcaatcgatgatgagttatgcacgtctgcctatttcgttttggggacatgccttgctttccgcaagtcacattttagacaatttaccatcaaaatccgtacctaaaactccatatgagttgtggactgggcgtaagcccaatctagcacatctcaaggtttggggttgcccggctcatgtattggaaaaggatccaactaagctaggatctaggacggaggtatgtttgtttataggataccccaaaggaacgaaaggttatgaattctttagtctccgagataagaaagtcattgtgagcactcacgcgacattcttagaggaagactatgtaatgaatcataaacccagcagtgaagtggctcttgatgagctaacttcagtcacaagtttcattaaccaagaacaagtaccaagtgtacaaacaattcccgaaacttcaacttctactcaaaatattgtagtgccgcgccgcagtgggagggtctcacatgagcccgacagatacattggtttgggagaatctatggatcattcctcggacagcaatgtattagatccctggaactttgcggaggcgcg is a window encoding:
- the LOC121771799 gene encoding probable bifunctional methylthioribulose-1-phosphate dehydratase/enolase-phosphatase E1 1 gives rise to the protein MAAAVASSPPIFLVGRVKQTKAIVCSQFKHLGWVSVFVIIVGVLPPSGSVLPKPSKLLKRVLGTSRNTPVTAKAGTSSNGIAPTRRCIVLDIEGTTTPISFVTDVLFPYARDNVGKHLELTYDTAETQDDIELLRAQVLEDVEKNVVGAVPIPTHGDREEVIASVVANVQAMIKADRKITSLKQLQGHIWRTGFRSNEIEAVVYNDVPEALEKWRAMGLKVYIYIFEWGSRLAQRLIFGNTNYGDLRKYLCGFFDTTIGNKKETKSYQEISESLGVDDPSQILFVTDVYQEATAAKAAGLEVIISIRPGNGPLPENHGFQTTNSLSEMNPC